A genomic segment from Nicotiana tabacum cultivar K326 chromosome 9, ASM71507v2, whole genome shotgun sequence encodes:
- the LOC107764727 gene encoding sterol 14-demethylase-like, with product MELGDNKILNAGLLLVATLVVAKLISALIMPRSKKRLPPVIKSWPILGGLLRFLKGPVVMLREEYPKLGSVFTLNLLNKNITFFVGPEVSAHFFKAPETDLSQQEVYQFNVPTFGPGVVFDVDYTIRQEQFRFFTESLRVNKLKGYVDQMVMEAEEYFSKWGDSGEVDLKYELEHLIILTASRCLLGEEVRNKLFEDVSALFHDLDNGMLPISVIFPYLPIPAHRRRDNARKKLAEIFANIIDSRKRTGKAESDMLQCFIDSKYKDGRATTESEITGLLIAALFAGQHTSSITSTWAGAYLLCNNKYMSAVVDEQKNLMKKHGNKVDHDILSEMEVLYRCIKEALRLHPPLIMLLRSSHSDFTVKTREGKEYDIPKGHIVATSPAFANRLPHVYKNPDTYDPDRFAPGRDEDKVAGAFSYISFGGGRHGCLGEPFAYLQIKAIWSHLLRNFEFELISPFPEIDWNAMVVGVKGKVMVKYKRRKLSTE from the exons ATGGAGTTAGGGGACAACAAGATTCTGAACGCGGGGTTGCTGCTAGTAGCGACCCTAGTGGTAGCCAAACTCATATCAGCATTAATTATGCCCAGATCTAAGAAGCGGCTGCCTCCAGTGATCAAATCCTGGCCAATTCTCGGTGGGTTGCTTCGATTCCTCAAAGGCCCAGTGGTTATGCTGCGGGAGGAGTACCCTAAGCTTGGTAGTGTGTTCACTCTGAATCTACTGAACAAGAATATCACGTTCTTCGTTGGCCCAGAAGTGTCGGCCCATTTCTTTAAGGCCCCAGAAACCGATCTCAGTCAACAAGAGGTTTATCAGTTCAATGTGCCTACTTTTGGCCCTGGTGTGGTTTTTGACGTTGATTATACTATCAGACAAGAGCAATTTAGGTTCTTTACTGAATCTTTGAGGGTAAATAAATTGAAGGGATATGTGGATCAGATGGTCATGGAAGCTGAG gagtacttctcaaaatggggTGATAGTGGTGAAGTGGACTTGAAGTATGAACTGGAGCATCTTATCATACTGACAGCTAGTAGATGTCTGTTGGGAGAAGAGGTTCGCAATAAACTCTTTGAGGATGTCTCTGCTCTCTTCCATGACCTGGACAATGGGATGCTTCCTATCAGTGTAATCTTTCCCTACCTTCCCATTCCAGCCCATCGCCGTCGTGACAATGCCCGCAAGAAGCTCGCGGAGATCTTTGCAAACATCATAGATTCTAGAAAACGTACAGGCAAGGCGGAGAGCGATATGTTACAATGCTTCATTGACTCCAAGTACAAAGATGGGCGGGCAACGACAGAGTCTGAGATCACAGGTCTTCTGATTGCTGCTCTTTTCGCTGGGCAACACACCAGTTCCATCACCTCCACTTGGGCAGGGGCATACCTTCTCTGCAACAACAAGTACATGTCTGCCGTCGTAGATGAACAGaagaatctgatgaagaaacaTGGGAATAAGGTCGATCATGACATCCTTTCCGAGATGGAAGTCCTCTATAGATGCATAAAGGAAGCCCTGAGACTCCATCCTCCACTGATAATGCTTCTACGTAGTTCGCATAGTGATTTCACTGTTAAAACCAGGGAAGGAAAAGAGTATGATATTCCTAAGGGCCATATTGTTGCGACATCACCTGCTTTTGCAAACAGGCTGCCACATGTCTACAAGAATCCAGATACTTATGACCCCGATAGGTTTGCTCCTGGTCGAGATGAAGATAAGGTAGCAGGAGCATTCTCGTATATTTCTTTTGGTGGAGGCAGGCATGGTTGTCTTGGGGAACCATTTGCTTATCTGCAGATAAAAGCAATATGGAGTCACTTGCTGAGAAATTTTGAGTTCGAATTGATCTCGCCTTTCCCTGAAATCGACTGGAATGCAATGGTTGTTGGTGTCAAAGGCAAAGTAATGGTGAAGTACAAGCGCCGAAAGCTCTCCACTGAATAA